From the genome of Rhineura floridana isolate rRhiFlo1 chromosome 7, rRhiFlo1.hap2, whole genome shotgun sequence, one region includes:
- the LOC133388409 gene encoding eukaryotic initiation factor 4A-I-like, which produces MNLSESLLQGIYAYGFEKPSAIQQRAILPCIKGYDVIAQAQSGTGKTATFAISILQQIELDLKATQALVLAPTRELAQQIQKVVMALGDYMGASCHACIGGTNVRAEVQKLQMEAPHIIVGMPGRVFDMLNRRYLSPKFIKMFVLDEADEMLSRGFKDQIYDIFQKLSGNTQVVLLSVTMPMDVLEVTKKFMRDPIRILVKKEELTLEGIRQFYINVEREEWKLDTLCDLYETLTITQAVIFINTQRKVDWLTEKMHARDFTVSAMHRDMDQKERDVIMREFRSGSSRVLITTDLLARGIDVQQVSLVINYDLPTNRENYIHRIGRGGRFGRKGVVINMVTEEDKRTLHDIETFYNTSIEEMPLNVADLI; this is translated from the coding sequence ATGAACTTGTCAGAGTCACTCCTGCAAGGAATCTATGCTTACGGCTTTGAGAAGCCTTCTGCCATCCAACAGCGAGCCATTCTCCCTTGTATCAAGGGTTACGATGTGATCGCTCAAGCCCAGTCTGGAACTGGGAAAACAGCCACTTTCGCTATCTCCATCTTGCAGCAAATCGAGCTGGACCTGAAGGCTACCCAAGCGTTGGTTCTGGCCCCAACAAGAGAGTTGGCTCAGCAGATCCAGAAGGTGGTGATGGCGCTGGGGGACTACATGGGCGCCTCTTGCCATGCCTGTATAGGGGGGACAAATGTCCGTGCTgaggttcagaagctgcagatggaagCCCCCCATATCATTGTGGGGATGCCTGGGCGGGTGTTTGACATGTTGAACAGGCGGTATCTATCGCCCAAGTTTATCAAGATGTTTGTGCTGGATGAAGCCGATGAGATGCTGAGTCGGGGTTTCAAGGACCAGATCTATGACATATTCCAGAAACTGAGTGGGAACACGCAGGTGGTGCTACTCTCTGTTACCATGCCCATGGATGTCCTGGAGGTGACTAAGAAGTTCATGAGGGACCCAATCCGTATCCTGGTGAAGAAGGAAGAGCTGACCCTGGAGGGTATTAGGCAGTTCTACATAAACGTGGAGAGGGAGGAGTGGAAGTTGGACACATTGTGTGATCTCTACGAGACCCTCACCATCACCCAAGCTGTCATCTTCATCAACACCCAGAGGAAGGTGGACTGGCTCACTGAAAAGATGCATGCCCGGGACTTTACGGTTTCAGCCATGCACAGAGACATGGACCAGAAGGAGCGTGATGTCATCATGAGAGAGTTCCGCTCTGGTTCCAGCCGGGTCCTGATCACCACAGACTTACTGGCTCGTGGAATTGATGTACAGCAGGTGTCCCTCGTCATCAACTATGACTTGCCTACTAACCGCGAGAACTACATCCACAGGATCGGTCGAGGGGGCCGTTTTGGAAGGAAAGGAGTAGTGATTAACATGGTGACGGAAGAAGACAAGCGTACGCTACACGACATTGAGACATTCTACAACACCTCCATTGAGGAGATGCCTCTCAACGTGGCTGACCTCATCTGA